The following proteins are encoded in a genomic region of Populus trichocarpa isolate Nisqually-1 chromosome 13, P.trichocarpa_v4.1, whole genome shotgun sequence:
- the LOC7497413 gene encoding pentatricopeptide repeat-containing protein At1g62930, chloroplastic codes for MMMMATKKLSFSVATSSSASTFIGFHLLRQIRMGMIIFPSKISLLFYNNINNNPICCCLHSSSSYRHKNRTFRNINDALSAFNHMVNTNPLPSIVKFGELFSALVRMKHYKTVVSLSKQMEMAGISHDVLSLTILINCFCRLCHVDYGFSVLGKIIKLGLEPNVITFSTLINGFCIEGKIGRAIELFDVMVARGYKPNVHSYSIIIKGLCRVGKTTEVIKLLEHMKVVGCEPDVVIYNTIVDRLCKDRLVNEAVHIFCKMKGTGILPTVVTYTSLIHGLRNLGRWKEAFGLLNEMKGGNIMPDLVAFSVLIDIMCKEGEVSEARVILKTMTEMGVEPDVATYNTLMNGYCLRMEVVEARKVFEVMISKGRMPDVFSFSILVNGYCKAKRIDEAKQLFDEMTHRGLIPDTVSYNTLISGLCQARRPLEAEELFKDMHSNGYPPNLVTYSILLDCLSKQGYLDQAMGLFRAMENSGLKPDLVTYNIMIDGMCKYGKFKDARELFAELSVKGLQPNNWVCTPTIDGVCKGGLLDEAHKAFRQMEKDDCSPAQGCINGRATY; via the coding sequence atgatgatgatggcaaCGAAAAAGCTAAGCTTTTCGGTCGCTACTTCATCTTCAGCTTCAACCTTCATTGGGTTTCATCTTCTCCGCCAAATCAGGATGGGTATGAtaatttttccttctaaaatcTCATTGTTATTCTacaacaacatcaacaacaaccCCATTTGCTGCTGTCTTCATTCTTCCAGTAGTTATAGACATAAAAACAGAACATTTAGGAACATTAATGATGCCTTGTCTGCTTTCAATCACATGGTTAATACGAACCCTTTGCCTTCTATTGTTAAGTTTGGTGAATTGTTTTCAGCACTCGTCAGAATGAAACATTATAAGACTGTGGTTTCTTTGTCTAAACAAATGGAAATGGCTGGGATTAGTCATGATGTTTTATCTCTTACCATTTTGATCAATTGCTTCTGCCGCTTATGCCATGTTGATTATGGGTTCTCTGTCTTGGggaaaattattaaacttggtcTTGAACCAAATGTTATTACATTTTCTACCTTAATTAATGGGTTTTGTATAGAGGGTAAAATTGGTCGAGCAATAGAATTGTTTGATGTGATGGTGGCAAGAGGGTATAAACCTAATGTACATAGTTATAGTATAATAATCAAGGGTTTATGTAGAGTAGGAAAAACCACTGAGGTGATTAAATTGCTTGAGCATATGAAAGTAGTAGGTTGTGAGCCGGATGTGGTGATATACAATACAATTGTTGACAGACTTTGCAAGGATAGATTAGTTAATGAGGCTGtacatattttttgtaaaatgaaGGGTACAGGCATTTTACCTACAGTTGTCACATACACATCTTTAATCCATGGTCTACGAAATTTAGGCCGATGGAAAGAGGCTTTTGGATTGTTAAATGAAATGAAGGGTGGTAATATAATGCCAGATTTAGTTGCCTTTAGTGTGTTGATTGATATAATGTGCAAAGAAGGTGAGGTTTCAGAGGCTCGAGTTATATTGAAAACAATGACAGAAATGGGTGTGGAGCCTGATGTTGCTACCTACAATACGCTGATGAATGGATATTGCTTGCGGATGGAAGTTGTTGAAGCTAGAAAGGTATTTGAAGTGATGATAAGCAAGGGCCGCATGCctgatgtttttagttttagcATCTTAGTGAATGGATATTGCAAGGCCAAAAGGATAGACGAGGCAAAACAACTTTTTGATGAAATGACTCATCGAGGCTTAATTCCAGACACGGTTAGTTACAACACTCTAATAAGTGGCTTGTGTCAAGCAAGAAGACCTTTGGAAGCAGAAGAGCTTTTCAAGGACATGCATTCTAATGGATACCCCCCAAATTTAGTAACTTACTCTATTTTACTCGATTGCTTAAGCAAACAAGGGTATCTTGATCAGGCGATGGGACTGTTTCGAGCAATGGAAAATAGTGGCTTGAAGCCTGATTTGGTGACCTATAATATCATGATTGATGGCATGTGCAAATATGGAAAGTTTAAAGATGCAAGGGAATTGTTTGCAGAACTCTCTGTCAAAGGGTTGCAGCCTAATAATTGGGTTTGTACTCCAACAATTGATGGGGTTTGCAAAGGAGGGTTGCTAGATGAAGCACACAAAGCTTTCAGACAAATGGAAAAGGATGACTGCTCACCAGCACAAGGATGCATCAATGGTCGTGCAACTTATTAA